One Vallitalea pronyensis genomic region harbors:
- a CDS encoding carbamoyltransferase family protein, with the protein MKILGIGGSDHDLSSCLLKDDDILITIEEERLSKEKHGSGVRSCTLNSVDYCLNEYNYNYEDMDMIITSDLFFPRLNSRKPFIDKMIKINHHLAHNACAYYLSGYDEAALLTIDGNGSIFAFESSETVTLGYANGKTLSTIDKAYGAAGVGSIDNTSANENSLGRFYSFFNTVCGFGFRDSGKLMGLSSYGEGNYVNEMRKFAKVEVDSKSHLNIQIDLKSSGLKDFLKYVFLKKTEEEKFKVKADIAYSAQYLLEEFIFIIMNHLYEKTKCKKLCYSGGVAYNSVINGKILKNTPFEQVFIPPAAGDSGIAIGAALYGYYHILDNPLKKRKQLKHAYTGRTYNEDNILHAFKKFKDFITYEKLGKEKVLEIAASCLKKGRIIGWFQGKSEIGPRALGNRSILADPRRKDMKDIINSKVKFRESFRPFAPVILREKVNEYFKTDFPDNPFMLYVSEVQEDKKEIIPAVTHVDGTARLQTIDDMTNEMYYKLIQKFYELTHVPVLLNTSFNTKGKPIVESPYDAIECYLDCDMDDLFIGDYQVTKIKN; encoded by the coding sequence CCATGATTTATCCAGCTGTTTACTGAAAGATGATGACATATTAATTACAATAGAAGAAGAAAGACTTTCTAAAGAAAAGCACGGAAGCGGGGTTAGATCATGTACTTTGAATTCTGTGGATTATTGCCTCAATGAATACAATTATAACTATGAAGATATGGATATGATCATTACCAGTGATTTATTTTTTCCAAGATTAAATAGTAGAAAACCCTTTATTGACAAAATGATTAAAATAAATCACCATCTTGCACATAATGCATGTGCTTATTATTTATCGGGATATGATGAGGCAGCTCTTTTGACCATTGATGGAAATGGGAGTATTTTTGCATTTGAATCTTCAGAAACGGTTACATTGGGATATGCTAATGGAAAAACATTAAGCACAATAGACAAAGCTTATGGAGCAGCTGGTGTTGGTTCGATAGATAATACATCAGCTAATGAAAATTCACTAGGACGTTTCTACTCCTTTTTTAATACAGTATGTGGTTTTGGATTTCGTGATTCCGGTAAGTTAATGGGGTTATCATCATATGGTGAAGGCAATTATGTTAATGAAATGAGAAAATTTGCAAAGGTAGAAGTGGATTCAAAGTCTCATTTGAATATACAAATTGACTTAAAATCCAGTGGATTAAAAGATTTTCTAAAATACGTATTTCTCAAAAAGACAGAAGAAGAGAAATTTAAAGTTAAAGCAGATATCGCATATTCTGCACAATACCTGCTAGAAGAATTTATTTTTATTATTATGAACCATTTATATGAAAAAACAAAGTGTAAAAAGTTATGTTATTCTGGAGGTGTTGCTTATAATAGTGTAATAAATGGGAAAATCCTTAAAAATACTCCTTTTGAGCAAGTATTTATACCACCAGCAGCAGGTGATTCAGGAATTGCTATAGGAGCAGCACTATATGGTTACTATCATATATTAGATAATCCACTTAAAAAAAGAAAACAGTTAAAACATGCCTACACAGGTAGAACCTATAATGAAGATAATATTCTTCATGCTTTTAAAAAGTTCAAGGATTTCATTACATACGAAAAATTAGGAAAAGAAAAAGTACTAGAGATAGCAGCCTCTTGTCTTAAAAAAGGGAGGATTATTGGATGGTTTCAAGGAAAATCTGAAATCGGACCACGTGCTTTAGGTAACAGAAGCATTCTAGCTGACCCTAGAAGGAAAGATATGAAGGATATCATTAATTCAAAGGTTAAATTTAGGGAAAGTTTTCGACCATTTGCCCCAGTTATATTAAGAGAAAAGGTGAATGAATATTTTAAAACAGATTTTCCAGACAACCCATTTATGCTCTATGTAAGTGAAGTTCAGGAAGATAAGAAAGAGATAATTCCTGCTGTCACCCATGTGGATGGCACCGCACGTTTACAGACAATAGATGACATGACCAATGAAATGTACTATAAGTTAATACAGAAGTTCTATGAACTGACACATGTGCCAGTATTACTGAATACATCATTTAATACCAAAGGTAAGCCTATTGTCGAATCACCTTACGATGCTATAGAATGCTATTTGGATTGTGACATGGATGATTTATTTATCGGTGATTATCAAGTAACAAAGATTAAGAATTAA
- a CDS encoding acyl carrier protein translates to MKIIDVNGGEKMDKSNRAMLSKLTEICKENLGINDTLIMEKSLASYINNSIDFIKIVVAVETEYNIEFTDDELETDNFETVKDLIEFIQNKL, encoded by the coding sequence ATGAAAATTATTGATGTAAATGGAGGAGAAAAAATGGATAAAAGTAATCGTGCAATGCTGAGCAAACTCACAGAAATTTGCAAGGAGAATTTAGGTATTAATGACACATTAATCATGGAAAAAAGTTTAGCATCCTATATTAATAATTCAATTGATTTTATCAAAATTGTGGTTGCAGTTGAAACAGAATATAACATTGAGTTTACGGATGACGAACTTGAAACAGATAATTTTGAAACAGTCAAAGATTTAATTGAATTCATACAAAACAAATTATGA
- a CDS encoding Rid family hydrolase has protein sequence MSNKSKITVKTLEEKNHSRFYFTVDLMDVVDDHAIEKIYKNLCQVINKNGLKIVYEKCFGNIEFKEKWMNLRNKTLAVYEIDMAPLLYVEGASVHNAPMSGIQIYAISDHAKMTLHYIHNGEGHLIGTEMASDDMRILHLLENTGFEGDKESEYKNILESFETTILKHHFACTDIVRTWIYLYDINSYYEIFNKARRDFFTKVGINYSADSNNLPASTCIEGFGQNQESCMHVYCIDKRHSHVSINRVYNTYQNEASGDDYIFKSTFSRGMVITYDDLVELQISGTASINQHGDTIYRNNPYKQITYTIENIENILESVKMNFSDLCHVTCFFKDQRYYAMYKSIIEEKNIDNLPCTCVVGHVCREDLLFEFDGIAVKKVRCKDK, from the coding sequence ATGAGTAATAAATCAAAAATAACCGTAAAAACATTAGAAGAAAAAAATCATAGTAGATTTTATTTTACAGTAGACCTCATGGATGTAGTGGACGACCATGCTATTGAAAAGATATATAAAAATCTGTGTCAAGTTATCAATAAAAATGGACTCAAAATAGTGTATGAAAAATGTTTTGGTAATATTGAATTTAAAGAGAAATGGATGAATTTGCGTAATAAGACATTGGCAGTATATGAAATTGACATGGCACCTCTACTTTATGTAGAGGGAGCATCCGTTCATAATGCGCCAATGTCTGGTATTCAGATCTATGCGATATCGGATCATGCCAAGATGACACTTCATTACATCCATAATGGAGAGGGCCATCTAATAGGTACTGAGATGGCTAGTGATGATATGAGGATTTTGCATCTACTTGAAAATACAGGATTTGAAGGAGATAAAGAAAGTGAGTACAAAAATATACTTGAAAGCTTTGAAACCACCATCTTAAAACATCATTTTGCATGTACAGATATCGTTAGGACATGGATATACCTCTACGATATTAATAGCTATTACGAAATATTTAATAAAGCAAGAAGAGATTTTTTTACAAAAGTAGGCATTAACTATTCAGCTGATTCCAATAACCTACCTGCCAGCACATGTATAGAAGGATTTGGACAAAATCAAGAAAGTTGTATGCACGTCTATTGTATTGATAAACGTCATTCCCATGTGAGCATTAATAGGGTATACAACACCTATCAGAATGAGGCTTCAGGTGATGATTATATCTTTAAATCAACTTTTTCAAGGGGGATGGTTATAACCTATGATGATCTTGTAGAACTACAGATTTCAGGTACTGCCAGTATTAATCAACACGGTGATACAATATATAGGAATAACCCATATAAGCAAATAACATATACCATAGAAAATATTGAGAATATATTAGAAAGTGTTAAGATGAATTTCTCTGATCTATGTCATGTGACATGTTTTTTCAAAGACCAACGATACTATGCTATGTATAAAAGTATAATAGAAGAAAAGAACATTGACAACTTACCTTGTACTTGTGTAGTAGGTCATGTTTGTCGGGAAGACTTGTTATTTGAATTTGATGGTATAGCAGTAAAAAAAGTAAGATGTAAGGATAAATAA
- a CDS encoding radical SAM protein translates to MRKYRGVVFLGKCNLNCWYCDKPHYTVDEEKVIGSLKKILNRFDKNEVAMRVECRGEITLYQRIINYLENKAKEGYCIEILSNGLLLANVLEEHTNIHCVVSLDGHNKRMNQFRKLNQQQVDTILDNIFRYKAEIQSVILGQTTDEINEFIQYLIDRDFNTRLHLFPCSIKGKLISKSLDYQALKQADFLPPKEYFYRWQYILENQKRDFVCDFFKNGYTYYIYNNTIEMMKCDGTPNCHDFRVPFGEEQHYKEYPCGTCINHNEYNNSRSFINTSGE, encoded by the coding sequence ATGCGTAAATACAGAGGAGTGGTTTTTTTAGGAAAATGCAACCTGAATTGTTGGTATTGTGATAAACCCCATTATACGGTTGACGAGGAAAAAGTCATAGGATCACTAAAAAAAATATTGAATAGATTTGATAAAAATGAAGTAGCTATGAGAGTTGAATGTCGAGGTGAAATCACGCTATATCAACGCATAATCAATTACTTAGAAAATAAAGCAAAAGAAGGATATTGTATCGAAATATTATCCAATGGATTGTTATTAGCCAATGTACTAGAAGAACATACCAACATTCACTGTGTGGTATCATTGGATGGGCATAATAAGCGTATGAATCAATTTCGGAAATTGAATCAACAACAAGTAGATACTATCCTTGATAATATTTTCCGATACAAGGCAGAGATTCAAAGTGTAATCCTTGGACAAACCACAGATGAAATTAATGAATTTATTCAATACTTAATAGATAGGGATTTTAATACCAGATTGCATCTGTTTCCATGTAGCATTAAAGGAAAACTTATATCAAAATCTCTTGATTATCAAGCACTTAAACAAGCAGACTTCTTGCCGCCTAAGGAATACTTTTACAGATGGCAATACATATTAGAAAATCAGAAGCGAGATTTTGTATGTGATTTCTTTAAGAATGGCTATACCTATTATATCTATAACAATACCATAGAGATGATGAAATGTGATGGTACTCCCAATTGTCATGACTTTAGAGTACCTTTTGGTGAAGAACAACATTATAAGGAATACCCATGTGGGACATGTATTAATCACAATGAATACAATAATAGTCGTTCATTTATTAATACGTCAGGAGAGTGA
- a CDS encoding glycosyltransferase family 4 protein, translated as MRILHFVQSISDIHGSFFYLKKQHALLNQYGIEQYYLSYEKNQVDYKNELESISDYIYLLDNHTISDLLHKTIKPDIIHFDDVYSSYIINKSNKHQYFYELCKDMITVRTVHDYSSLVCPKFLTQGEKTYCDKPINKACLSKKCIHIDDYEMYKAYLNSLKRYDGLFYFSNNIYSIMRDMTIDETKLFKLPPLISRPHTYSYVSDKVILFAGRLVPQKGIAYLLKAMARMNLRDWKLIIAGTCDKSYFRKLMSLANTLEIQHNVRFVGHLPQQELFQYLSKVRVMAFPSIGHETYGFSGAEAIAYGVPVIAFDIEGIDEWLIEGITGMKVPIKDIDAYAQAMESLLTDDMIYKQYRENCIQWSGQLQLEEQTKILYSHYVNIYNKSKKN; from the coding sequence ATGAGGATATTGCATTTTGTTCAGTCCATATCCGATATACATGGTTCTTTTTTTTATCTAAAAAAGCAACATGCCTTATTGAATCAATATGGTATTGAACAGTATTACTTATCTTATGAAAAAAATCAGGTAGATTATAAAAATGAACTTGAAAGTATTTCAGACTACATCTATTTATTGGACAATCATACAATAAGTGATTTACTACATAAAACCATAAAACCAGATATAATACATTTCGATGATGTGTATAGCAGTTATATTATTAATAAATCCAACAAACATCAATATTTCTATGAGCTGTGTAAGGATATGATTACAGTTAGAACAGTACATGACTATAGTTCCTTAGTCTGCCCTAAATTCTTAACACAGGGAGAAAAAACCTATTGTGATAAACCCATTAATAAAGCATGTCTATCAAAAAAATGTATCCACATAGATGACTATGAGATGTACAAGGCTTATCTCAATTCATTAAAGCGTTATGACGGGCTGTTTTACTTTTCCAATAATATATATTCCATTATGCGTGATATGACAATAGACGAAACAAAGTTATTCAAATTGCCACCATTAATCAGTCGTCCTCATACCTATTCTTATGTATCGGATAAGGTCATATTATTTGCTGGACGATTAGTTCCACAAAAAGGGATAGCCTATCTATTAAAAGCTATGGCTCGAATGAATCTAAGAGATTGGAAATTAATCATTGCAGGTACGTGTGATAAGTCATACTTTAGAAAGCTTATGAGTCTGGCAAATACATTGGAGATACAACATAATGTCCGTTTTGTCGGACATTTACCTCAACAAGAATTATTTCAATACTTATCAAAAGTAAGAGTGATGGCTTTCCCATCTATTGGTCATGAAACATATGGTTTTTCTGGTGCAGAGGCCATTGCTTATGGTGTACCTGTCATAGCATTTGACATAGAAGGTATTGATGAATGGCTCATAGAAGGTATAACAGGTATGAAAGTACCGATAAAAGATATTGATGCTTATGCCCAAGCAATGGAATCGCTTTTAACAGATGATATGATTTACAAGCAATATAGAGAAAATTGTATTCAGTGGAGTGGGCAACTACAGCTAGAAGAACAAACAAAAATCCTATATAGTCATTATGTTAATATTTATAACAAATCAAAGAAAAATTAG
- a CDS encoding PIG-L deacetylase family protein, with amino-acid sequence MHSKIISEDIINAYVHVNNRVKCLLKPEGKRILVIAPHPDDEVLGCGGTICKHLDEGDFVSIVYLTNGEKGGTSHEHMVSEQRYHEALKVLAEWKIEKYYFLDLGDQNIIITSESVALLRNIIHQNRIDLIYVPHIMDSHLDHFTANIILANALIDWKTIDRSICSYEVWSPLDANILINISNHIKQKQALLNIYQSQMKHFDFWALSRNLTAYRALASVRVDGGYIKTVIKERKIRDIKGLQTIFPWKHVEAFTCYTTEDYCRYVFKDFPDLRLPDSQ; translated from the coding sequence ATGCATAGCAAAATTATCAGTGAAGATATCATAAATGCATATGTTCATGTGAACAATCGTGTGAAGTGCTTGTTGAAGCCAGAAGGTAAGAGAATATTAGTTATTGCACCTCATCCAGATGATGAAGTTCTAGGTTGCGGTGGGACAATATGCAAGCATTTAGATGAAGGTGATTTTGTGTCAATCGTCTATCTTACAAACGGAGAAAAAGGTGGTACAAGTCATGAACATATGGTTTCAGAACAGCGTTATCACGAAGCACTTAAAGTTCTAGCAGAATGGAAAATAGAAAAATATTATTTTTTGGATTTAGGTGATCAAAACATTATCATTACCAGTGAAAGCGTAGCCTTGCTAAGAAACATTATACATCAAAATAGGATAGATTTAATATATGTTCCACATATAATGGATAGCCATTTAGATCATTTTACCGCTAATATTATCTTAGCTAATGCGTTAATTGATTGGAAGACGATAGATAGAAGTATTTGTAGCTATGAGGTGTGGTCACCCCTTGATGCAAATATCCTTATTAATATATCGAATCATATAAAACAAAAACAAGCTTTACTTAATATCTATCAATCACAGATGAAACATTTTGACTTTTGGGCGTTGTCAAGAAATCTTACTGCCTACAGGGCATTAGCTAGTGTAAGAGTAGATGGAGGTTACATAAAAACGGTGATAAAAGAAAGAAAAATAAGGGATATAAAAGGGCTTCAAACCATATTCCCATGGAAACACGTAGAAGCTTTTACATGTTATACGACGGAGGATTACTGTCGATATGTTTTCAAGGATTTCCCTGATTTAAGACTGCCAGATAGTCAATAG
- a CDS encoding BtrH N-terminal domain-containing protein has product MAPQTGYNCLFSNLCDLSKFYGCALKEYEIFFLANGLFCYYVNEKDRQTKEIHKNIIINDYQSIVKNYAKEINVQVIVKENTKALTYLIGLKEAICKDNPVIILINSKCLTYQTPPAYLTEVDAMHAVIVYGFDDEKKEIYLYDSYVYDQMQNPIPYYTVKLSYNVFLENVYLYSRFDFSHYKKLDKTYKANRVLSRLHCFIKDNSHKGLTKGIEAFRNCIMDIKLLKGINREEAKKEFNELFYLFKVQFSFVNHYILEYMHDSDMEDTLKKMIINRIKILIKDWDKYLMKMLVGSYMDNNRVIDRIIESGLQLANKQQDLITEVIGSQYERINR; this is encoded by the coding sequence TTGGCACCTCAAACGGGATATAATTGTCTGTTTAGTAATCTATGCGACTTATCAAAGTTTTATGGATGTGCATTAAAAGAATATGAAATCTTTTTCTTAGCAAATGGCTTATTTTGCTATTACGTGAATGAAAAAGATAGACAAACAAAGGAAATTCATAAAAACATAATCATTAATGATTATCAATCCATTGTAAAGAATTATGCTAAGGAAATTAATGTTCAAGTGATTGTAAAAGAAAACACAAAAGCCCTCACGTACCTTATTGGGTTGAAAGAAGCTATTTGTAAAGATAATCCAGTTATTATCTTGATTAATTCAAAGTGTTTAACCTATCAAACACCACCTGCCTATTTGACAGAGGTTGATGCCATGCATGCAGTCATTGTCTATGGGTTCGACGATGAGAAAAAAGAGATATATCTCTATGATTCTTATGTCTATGATCAGATGCAAAACCCCATACCCTATTATACGGTCAAATTATCATACAATGTATTTTTAGAAAATGTTTATTTGTACTCTAGGTTTGATTTTAGTCATTATAAAAAATTAGATAAGACATACAAGGCAAACAGAGTATTATCCCGATTGCACTGTTTTATTAAGGATAATAGCCATAAGGGATTGACAAAAGGAATAGAGGCATTCAGAAATTGCATTATGGATATAAAGTTGTTAAAAGGGATTAATCGTGAGGAAGCCAAGAAAGAATTCAATGAATTATTTTATCTTTTTAAGGTTCAATTTTCATTTGTCAATCATTATATTCTTGAATATATGCATGATAGTGATATGGAGGATACATTAAAAAAAATGATCATCAATAGAATAAAAATCTTAATTAAGGATTGGGATAAATATTTGATGAAAATGTTAGTTGGGTCGTATATGGATAATAATCGGGTGATAGATCGAATAATTGAAAGTGGATTACAATTGGCAAACAAGCAACAAGATTTAATAACTGAAGTCATAGGTAGCCAATATGAGAGGATAAATAGATGA
- a CDS encoding condensation domain-containing protein, whose translation MDIAVIGIALRLSDIEKVDDFWKGLKKGRDFIKAIPNNRKKDVEEYLQYVDGNIEKLNWENGTYLEHIDYFDNEFFDMPPKDAQYMDPNQRLFLETAWHVIEDAGYSMKAIRGTHTGVFVGYVSESDYRHMIMAMNPSFASIAVPGNCPPLIGGRISHILDLTGPNMLINTVCSSSLVAIHQACESIKNEECHMAIAGGIQLHVLPYRKIKVGVESSNGKTMSFDDDADGTGTGEGVGAVLLKPLHKAIEDKDNIYAVIKGSGINHDGHAIGISAPNPIAQEKLLIDTWHKAGVSPKEITYIEAHGTGTTLGDPIEIASINNAFSQSTRHKQFCGIGSVKSNVGHLDGAAGIMGFIKAVLCLHHKMLVPSIHFNRPNGHIDFCNSSVYVIDRLGEWKKDKGKRLCGVSAFGFSGTNCHVVLEEAPRRLEGCREGEEPFVFTVSAKTESALAQLIKRYILFLNENKQLHFVDVCYTSNLGRNHFKYRFATMASNVEQLIQKLQEYDTLGRTFYKQNGKPHVNAQKSHRIDLDNKLDAMSKYLKGEHIDWSQFYTKIECNKVSMVLYPFKKVRHWLTIPGVNKEVVCDSDNNIRGQQQQQSSIKDAKMVLKDALIEIIKKVLGFEEVDTNCSLLELGGDSIHAMNIADELKKKYNFNMDPIQLINATSLHQLFTSETLCRESESIPLKNKSNKEQYIPLTIQQERIYFSSKIHMNDTQYNMPYATVIKGLLDIDRLQNTLIKIVKRHEALRASFHLVDNKPMQTIHSDRVVHLETADSMGKSIDTLIQEFVKPFQLSKDPLIRFKLINMEKHQYLFLIDIHHIICDGISTNIIIHEFSTLYKNEKLPKLDMDYSTYVKKLTHESEQEIMEKYWMHIYREKCSKTVIPYDFPFDANKKSDSMDTFSKKMDDGLFKKVKSFSKENSISMFELLFSCFNMLIFTYTWRSDMVIGLNVSGRKDVESYPIVGLISNVVPFRNYILSDETLLDILVHTKNKIREVYPYQNYPIEVLAEKTGIYLGAMMRLMFNMIHVERPDRTLDDLEFEPYYIKNRTINNDITWDIFNHHIGLLMVVNYKSNLYRKQTIHHLVQDYMDLIRIIINDGSIRISQLKENSILKQSKIDIPQTKLNL comes from the coding sequence ATGGATATAGCCGTCATAGGAATAGCATTAAGACTTTCTGATATTGAAAAAGTAGATGATTTTTGGAAAGGACTAAAAAAGGGTAGAGATTTCATTAAGGCAATACCAAATAACAGAAAAAAAGATGTAGAAGAATACTTACAGTATGTTGATGGAAATATAGAAAAGCTTAATTGGGAGAATGGAACTTATTTAGAGCATATCGATTATTTTGACAATGAATTTTTTGATATGCCACCTAAAGATGCTCAGTATATGGACCCTAATCAAAGATTATTTTTAGAAACGGCATGGCATGTTATTGAAGATGCGGGTTATAGCATGAAAGCAATTAGAGGTACCCATACAGGCGTATTTGTTGGCTATGTCAGTGAAAGTGATTATCGACATATGATTATGGCGATGAATCCTTCTTTTGCTTCTATTGCAGTACCAGGAAATTGTCCGCCTTTAATTGGTGGAAGGATTTCACACATACTGGATTTAACAGGACCCAATATGCTTATTAATACAGTGTGTTCATCATCTTTGGTGGCTATCCATCAGGCTTGTGAGTCCATTAAGAATGAGGAATGCCATATGGCCATTGCAGGTGGTATACAATTACATGTTTTACCGTATAGGAAGATAAAAGTAGGTGTGGAATCCTCCAATGGCAAAACCATGTCTTTCGATGATGATGCCGATGGGACAGGAACAGGTGAAGGGGTAGGTGCTGTTTTATTGAAACCACTCCACAAAGCTATAGAGGATAAAGATAATATATATGCCGTAATCAAAGGAAGTGGCATTAATCATGATGGACATGCAATAGGAATCTCCGCACCTAACCCAATAGCTCAGGAAAAACTGCTTATAGACACATGGCATAAGGCAGGTGTATCTCCCAAAGAGATAACGTATATTGAAGCCCATGGAACGGGGACAACTTTAGGTGATCCCATTGAAATTGCATCCATAAACAATGCTTTTAGTCAGAGTACACGCCACAAACAGTTTTGTGGTATCGGCAGTGTAAAATCGAATGTAGGGCACTTAGATGGAGCAGCTGGGATTATGGGTTTTATAAAAGCGGTATTATGTTTACATCATAAAATGCTAGTGCCTTCTATTCATTTTAATCGGCCAAATGGTCATATTGATTTTTGTAATTCGTCAGTATATGTGATTGATAGACTTGGAGAGTGGAAAAAAGATAAGGGAAAAAGATTATGTGGGGTTAGTGCATTTGGCTTTAGTGGGACGAATTGCCATGTTGTATTAGAAGAAGCCCCTAGAAGACTGGAAGGTTGTAGAGAGGGAGAAGAGCCATTTGTATTTACTGTTTCAGCAAAAACAGAATCAGCATTAGCTCAATTGATTAAAAGGTATATTCTATTTTTAAATGAGAACAAACAGTTACATTTTGTGGATGTATGTTATACGTCTAACTTAGGAAGAAATCATTTTAAATATAGGTTTGCTACTATGGCTTCTAATGTTGAACAACTCATACAAAAACTTCAAGAATATGACACATTAGGTCGTACGTTTTATAAACAAAATGGCAAGCCTCATGTAAACGCCCAAAAGAGTCATAGGATAGATTTAGATAACAAATTAGATGCTATGTCAAAGTATCTTAAGGGGGAGCATATTGACTGGAGTCAATTCTATACTAAAATAGAATGCAATAAGGTAAGTATGGTGTTATATCCCTTTAAGAAGGTAAGGCATTGGTTGACCATACCAGGGGTTAATAAAGAGGTTGTCTGTGATTCAGACAATAACATACGTGGTCAACAGCAGCAACAATCATCTATAAAAGATGCTAAGATGGTGCTAAAAGATGCGTTAATAGAAATAATAAAAAAAGTATTAGGATTTGAAGAAGTGGATACAAACTGTTCATTGTTAGAACTTGGAGGGGATTCTATTCATGCCATGAACATTGCAGATGAATTGAAGAAAAAGTACAATTTTAATATGGATCCCATACAACTTATCAATGCAACTTCATTACATCAATTATTTACCAGTGAAACTTTATGCAGAGAGAGTGAAAGTATTCCATTAAAGAATAAAAGCAATAAAGAGCAGTATATACCTCTTACCATACAGCAAGAAAGGATTTATTTCTCCAGTAAAATACACATGAATGATACCCAATATAATATGCCCTATGCTACTGTCATAAAGGGTCTTTTAGATATAGATAGATTACAAAATACCTTAATTAAGATTGTAAAAAGACATGAGGCTCTACGTGCATCCTTTCATCTAGTGGATAATAAACCTATGCAAACCATCCATTCGGATAGGGTGGTTCATTTAGAAACAGCTGATTCTATGGGTAAAAGTATCGATACATTGATACAAGAATTTGTAAAACCTTTTCAACTATCCAAGGATCCCCTAATACGTTTTAAACTTATTAACATGGAGAAACATCAATACTTGTTCTTAATTGATATTCATCATATCATATGTGATGGGATTTCGACGAATATTATTATTCATGAATTTTCTACATTATATAAAAATGAAAAATTACCTAAATTGGATATGGATTATTCTACTTATGTTAAGAAACTCACACATGAAAGTGAACAGGAGATAATGGAAAAATATTGGATGCATATATATCGTGAAAAATGTTCAAAAACGGTTATTCCGTATGATTTTCCGTTTGATGCCAATAAAAAAAGTGATAGTATGGATACTTTTTCAAAAAAAATGGATGATGGGTTGTTTAAAAAAGTGAAAAGTTTTTCTAAAGAAAATAGTATATCAATGTTTGAACTGTTATTTTCCTGTTTCAATATGCTCATATTTACATACACATGGCGTAGTGATATGGTCATAGGTCTTAATGTGTCTGGACGTAAAGACGTAGAAAGTTATCCTATTGTTGGTTTGATTTCTAATGTCGTACCTTTTAGAAATTATATATTAAGTGATGAAACGCTATTAGACATATTAGTTCATACCAAAAATAAAATAAGAGAAGTATATCCCTATCAAAATTATCCCATAGAAGTGTTGGCAGAAAAAACAGGTATTTACTTGGGAGCAATGATGCGTTTAATGTTTAATATGATTCATGTGGAAAGACCAGATAGGACACTTGATGATTTAGAATTTGAGCCTTATTATATTAAAAACAGGACCATTAACAATGATATAACTTGGGATATTTTCAATCATCATATAGGGTTACTCATGGTTGTCAATTATAAAAGTAACCTATATAGAAAACAAACCATACATCATTTGGTGCAGGATTACATGGATTTAATAAGAATAATCATAAACGACGGTTCTATAAGGATTAGTCAATTAAAGGAAAATTCAATATTAAAACAATCTAAAATAGACATACCTCAAACAAAATTAAATTTATAA